The Pristiophorus japonicus isolate sPriJap1 chromosome 3, sPriJap1.hap1, whole genome shotgun sequence genome has a segment encoding these proteins:
- the LOC139254013 gene encoding 5-hydroxytryptamine receptor 5A-like yields the protein MCINRSVFLNESSEGSRLKWESFTAFRILIVTLLALLTIATFVWNLLVLVTILRVKTFHRVPHNLVASMAVSDVMVAALVMPLSLVNELLGGRWALGRFLCYVWISFDVLCCTASIWNVTAIALDRFWSITRHLEYTLKTRKRISNIMIVLTWALSAVISISPFFGWGEVYSADKENCHVSQEPSYTVFSTFGAFYLPLCVVLFVYWKIYKAAKFRIGSRRRNAVVPMAEILQVKEASHQPQMECAVRHAALTFQADGEAWRQQKEKKAAVMVGILIGVFVLCWTPFFITELISPLCSCNIPPAWKSIFVWLGYSNSFFNPLIYTSFNKNYNNAFRYLFIKQR from the exons ATGTGCATCAACAGATCCGTGTTCCTCAATGAAAGCTCGGAGGGCAGCAGACTGAAGTGGGAATCTTTTACTGCCTTTCGTATCCTGATCGTGACTCTGTTGGCCCTTCTCACCATCGCCACCTTCGTGTGGAACTTGCTGGTCTTGGTAACTATCCTGAGAGTGAAGACCTTCCACCGAGTCCCGCATAACCTGGTGGCCTCCATGGCCGTCTCTGATGTGATGGTGGCCGCCTTGGTGATGCCGCTCAGCCTGGTAAACGAGCTGCTGGGAGGGCGCTGGGCTTTGGGCAGGTTCCTCTGCTATGTCTGGATTTCCTTCGATGTCCTCTGCTGCACGGCAAGTATCTGGAACGTTACTGCCATCGCCCTGGACAGGTTCTGGTCCATCACCAGGCACCTCGAGTACACGCTAAAGACCAGAAAGAGGATCTCCAATATCATGATCGTCCTGACTTGGGCGCTTTCCGCTGTCATTTCAATCTCTCCCTTTTTTGGATGGGGAGAAGTGTACTCCGCCGACAAAGAGAACTGCCACGTCAGCCAGGAGCCCTCCTATACCGTCTTTTCCACCTTTGGGGCCTTCTACCTGCCTCTATGCGTGGTTTTGTTCGTCTATTGGAAAATCTATAAGGCTGCCAAGTTCAGGATAGGGAGCCGCAGGAGGAATGCTGTTGTCCCCATGGCCGAAATACTGCAG GTGAAAGAAGCCAGTCACCAGCCCCAGATGGAGTGTGCGGTCCGCCACGCTGCCCTGACCTTCCAGGCGGACGGAGAAGCTTGGCGTCAGCAGAAGGAAAAGAAAGCAGCGGTGATGGTGGGGATCCTGATCGGGGTATTTGTCCTGTGCTGGACCCCGTTCTTCATCACGGAACTTATCAGTCCTCTGTGCTCTTGCAACATCCCCCCTGCCTGGAAAAGTATATTTGTCTGGCTCGGTTACTCCAATTCCTTCTTCAATCCTCtcatctacacatctttcaacaagaATTACAACAACGCTTTCAGATATTTATTCATAAAGCAGCGATAA